Proteins encoded by one window of Arachis hypogaea cultivar Tifrunner chromosome 1, arahy.Tifrunner.gnm2.J5K5, whole genome shotgun sequence:
- the LOC112707746 gene encoding probable sugar phosphate/phosphate translocator At5g25400: protein MAVSDGVVKKIILSYTYVAIWIFLSFTVIVYNKYILDRKMYNWPYPISLTMIHMAFCSSLAYILVRVLKLVEPVSMSRDLYLRSVVPIGALYSLSLWFSNSAYIYLSVSFIQMLKALMPVAVYSIGVLFKKEGFKNETMANMLSISFGVAIAAYGEAKFDTWGVSLQLMAVAFEATRLVLIQILLNSKGISLNPITSLYYIAPCCLVFLSVPWLIMEYPSLRDNSSFHLDFVIFGTNSFCAFALNLAVFLLVGKTSALTMNVAGVVKDWLLIAFSWSVIKDTVTPVNLIGYGLAFLGVAYYNHSKLQALKASEAQKKAQQADEEAGRLLEEREGESGNGRKSDNQS, encoded by the coding sequence ATGGCGGTCTCGGACGGCGTCGTGAAGAAGATCATCCTATCATACACCTACGTTGCGATATGGATCTTCCTGAGCTTCACTGTCATCGTGTACAACAAGTACATCTTAGATCGCAAGATGTACAACTGGCCCTACCCGATATCACTCACCATGATCCACATGGCCTTCTGTTCTTCCCTCGCTTACATCCTCGTTCGCGTTCTCAAGCTCGTTGAGCCTGTTTCAATGTCCCGCGATCTCTACCTCCGCTCCGTCGTCCCCATCGGCGCCCTCTACTCTCTTTCTCTTTGGTTCTCCAACTCCGCCTACATCTATCTCTCCGTCTCCTTCATCCAGATGTTGAAGGCTCTCATGCCCGTCGCCGTCTACTCCATCGGTGTTCTCTTCAAGAAGGAGGGTTTCAAGAACGAGACCATGGCCAACATGCTCTCCATTTCATTCGGTGTCGCCATCGCCGCTTACGGCGAGGCCAAATTCGACACCTGGGGGGTTTCCCTCCAACTTATGGCCGTTGCGTTTGAGGCCACGCGCCTTGTTCTCATCCAGATTCTGCTCAATTCAAAGGGGATCTCGCTTAATCCTATCACCTCGCTCTACTACATTGCGCCCTGCTGCCTCGTGTTCTTGTCGGTTCCGTGGTTGATCATGGAGTACCCTTCTCTCAGGGATAACTCCAGTTTCCATCTGGATTTCGTCATCTTTGGTACTAACTCCTTCTGCGCTTTTGCTTTGAACCTCGCCGTGTTCTTGCTCGTTGGAAAGACTTCGGCTTTGACCATGAACGTTGCTGGAGTGGTGAAGGACTGGCTCCTGATTGCGTTTTCGTGGTCGGTGATTAAGGATACCGTCACGCCGGTGAATCTGATTGGCTATGGGTTGGCGTTCTTGGGGGTTGCCTACTATAACCACTCTAAGTTGCAGGCTTTGAAGGCTTCCGAGGCGCAGAAGAAGGCACAGCAAGCTGATGAGGAGGCTGGGAGATTGCtggaagagagagaaggggaaagtGGCAATGGAAGGAAGAGCGACAACCAGAGTTGA